The nucleotide window GCGTCTCCGGCAGCCTGGTCGCCCGCCGGCCGGTGGCGTCGGCCAGCCGGAGGACGTCGCCCGTGGTCGCGGCCAGGAACGCCGGTCCCAGGAACTTCGACCGGGGACCCTTGCGGATGAGCACGCACGGCGCGCCGGCGTCGGTGCCCCGCAGGTGCAGCTCGCGGCCGGTGCCGAGCACGGTGGTGAACCCGAAGGCACCGGCGAACACCTCCGCCCGCGCCAGGTCCGGCTTCTCGAACTCCAGCCAGGCCAGGTCGTGCACCTTGATCACCGGGTTCGCCGCCCGGCCGGGGTGTTCACGGGCGAGCGCGCCGTGCTCGCTGTGCAGCCCGCTGTGCGGATCTCCCACGGCTCCTCCTTCCACGTTGTTGACGACATCGTCAGTTACGAGCATGTCATCAGTCAAGGGTTTCTGACGAATTCCTCAGCAGTGACGTGATGGGCTACGATGCGGCGACGACCAGCGAAGACGGGAGCACGGATGCCGGAGCAAGCTCCGAGCCGACTGGAACGGCGCAAGGCACGCACCCGCGCGGCCCTGGTCCGGGCGGCCCAGGCGCTCATCGCCGAGGGGAAGACCGCGGTCCCGATCCTGGAGATCACCCAGGCCGCGGACGTCGGAATGGGGTCGTTCTACAACCACTTCGAGACGAAGGAGCAGCTCTACCAGGCGGCGGTCGAGGACGCCCTCGACGTCCACGGCGCCCTGCTGGACGAGCTCACCACCGGCCTGGACGACCCGGCCCAGGTCTTCGCGCAGAGCTTCCGGCTGACCGGTCGCCTGCACCGGCGGCACCCCGAACTCAGCAAGGTCCTCCTGCACCACGGTCTCGAACTCGCCACCTCGCAGAGCGGACTGGCCCCCCGCGCCCGCCGCGACATCGAGGCCGCCGTCCGAGCCGGCCGCTTCACCGTCACCGACCCCGAACTCGCCATGATCACGGTCGCCGGGGCCGCGCTGGGTCTCGGCCACCTCCTGCACCGGCAGCCCGAGCGCGACGACGCCGCCACGACCGACCAGGTGACCGAGGACCTGCTGCGGATGCTCGGCCTCACGGCCGCGGAGGCTCACGAGATCTGTGGTCGTCCACTGCCCGAGCTCGACACCACCACCGCGACCGGCGCCGCCTGATCACGGCGTCCGGCGCCGAGAAACTTACAACCGCTGCCGTGGCGGCTGTGTATCGTATGGGAGCGCTCCCATACGACGGCGTCAGGAGTTCCCCGGTGGCTGCTCAGCGACGGAATCGCCCACGGTCCGGCAAGCCCCTCGCCGCGACCGGTTGCCTGGTGGCGGCGCTCCTGACCACCGCGGCACCACCGGCTTCCGCGGCCGGGCTCAGCCTGTCGGTCAACCTGTTCGCGGCGCGGCACGCGATCAGCCCGGACATCTACGGGATGAACGGCGGCGATCCCGCGCTCGTCGCCGAGCTCGGCATCCCGGTGTCGCGCTGGGGCGGCAACGCGAGCAGCCGCTACAACTTCAAGAACCACACCTACAACACCGGCAGCGACTGGTACTTCGAGAACATCGTGGCCGGGCCGGACAACACCCTCGAGGCCTTCGTCCAGCGCAACCGCGACCGCGGGATGAAGCAGGTGGTCACCGTGCCGATGTCCGGCTGGGTGGCGAAGGATTCGCCCTCGTCGCACCCGTTCGCCTGCGGGTTCCCGGCCACCCGCTTCCCCGCCCAGGACTCGTTCGACCAGTGGGACGCCAACTGCGGCAACGGCCGCCTGAACAACACCGATCTCACCGGGGCCGAGCCCACGGACACCTCGATCCCGGCGGACGCGTCCTTCGCCGGCGAAATGGTCTCGCACCTGGTGAGCCGGTTCGGCCCGGCGGCGCGGGGCGGCGTCCCGATCTACGAACTCGACAACGAACCGGTGCTGTGGAGCTCCACCCACCGCGACGTCCACCCGCAGCCGGTGAGCGACGACGAACTGGGCAGCAAGAGCACGGCGACCGCCGCGGCCATCAAGGCCGCCGACCCGCGGGCGGCGGTGCTCGGCCCGTCGGGCTGGGGCTACTGCGAGTGGGTCGCGTCCGGAGTGGACGGTTGCGGCCCCGGTCCCGACTCGGCCGCGCACGGCGGGCTCAACCTCTCCCAGTGGTTCCTGAAGAACATGAAGGACTACAGCGACGCCCACGGCGGCAAGCGT belongs to Amycolatopsis tolypomycina and includes:
- a CDS encoding TetR/AcrR family transcriptional regulator; protein product: MPEQAPSRLERRKARTRAALVRAAQALIAEGKTAVPILEITQAADVGMGSFYNHFETKEQLYQAAVEDALDVHGALLDELTTGLDDPAQVFAQSFRLTGRLHRRHPELSKVLLHHGLELATSQSGLAPRARRDIEAAVRAGRFTVTDPELAMITVAGAALGLGHLLHRQPERDDAATTDQVTEDLLRMLGLTAAEAHEICGRPLPELDTTTATGAA
- a CDS encoding glycoside hydrolase family 44 protein, with product MAALLTTAAPPASAAGLSLSVNLFAARHAISPDIYGMNGGDPALVAELGIPVSRWGGNASSRYNFKNHTYNTGSDWYFENIVAGPDNTLEAFVQRNRDRGMKQVVTVPMSGWVAKDSPSSHPFACGFPATRFPAQDSFDQWDANCGNGRLNNTDLTGAEPTDTSIPADASFAGEMVSHLVSRFGPAARGGVPIYELDNEPVLWSSTHRDVHPQPVSDDELGSKSTATAAAIKAADPRAAVLGPSGWGYCEWVASGVDGCGPGPDSAAHGGLNLSQWFLKNMKDYSDAHGGKRFLDYFDQHFYPQISGDKTPEANALRLRSIRSLWDPSYVEESWIGPSGVNAPPLQFIRTMKQWIAQYNPGTKTAITEYNWGALDDINGALAEADVLGVFGREGLDLATMWGEPKPTDPAAYAFRMYRNYDGAGSQFGDVSVSAASTDQGQLAIYGAQRRCDGALTLMVINKTGTDLNSPLSITGTGTGKAQRFTYSPADLSSIVRGGDLPVNRGRVTTTYPANSITLLVLPQHRG